In Montipora foliosa isolate CH-2021 chromosome 13, ASM3666993v2, whole genome shotgun sequence, one DNA window encodes the following:
- the LOC137983234 gene encoding tyrosine kinase receptor Cad96Ca-like: MKTLKTHPHVIKLLGCVTETDPPLVLIEYVPYGDLLGYLRKSRGLNDTYYKDPDIKPKTSLTSQQLMKFASQIVDGMSYLSLRKVIHRDLAARNVLVGETETCKVTDRCAAGKHL; encoded by the exons ATGAAGACCCTCAAGACTCATCCACATGTTATCAAACTGTTGGGATGCGTCACTGAAACTG ACCCCCCCTTGGTGCTGATCGAGTATGTCCCCTATGGTGATCTCTTGGGTTATCTGAGAAAGAGTCGTGGATTGAATGACACTTACTACAAAGACCCAGATATCAAACCCAAAACTAGTCTGACGTCACAACAGCTAATGAAATTCGCCTCGCAAATAGTGGATGGAATGAGCTACTTATCTTTGAGAAAG GTCATTCACCGAGATCTTGCTGCTCGCAATGTTCTGGTTGGAGAAACAGAAACATGCAAAGTAACAGACAGATGTGCAGCAGGAAAACATTTATGA